One Mycolicibacterium parafortuitum DNA segment encodes these proteins:
- a CDS encoding type III polyketide synthase, giving the protein MTDTSFFAPTQPSRLRDPRAPHIAGTAAAFTEHAYDQDQVAQALSEFTDPAFSRFADSSGVKYRNLALPVDRYPNLSGFTEANTAYIDVATDLGERAVRQALSAAHRDPSEVDAIITVSSTGVAVPTIDARIAGRLGLRPDVKRIPLFGLGCVAGAAGLARVHDYLRGFPNHVAVLLSVELCSLTLQRDDFSIPALIGLCLFGDGAAAVVAVGAERSPATPQPGPRVIDTRSILFPDTVGVMGWNVGSDGFQLVMSKDVPRMAEDHLADAVGHFLADHGLGTQDISTWICHPGGPKVLEAIGSAMHLPQNTFRHSWESMSEHGNISSASVLDVLSRTLNDPPAPGSLGLMLAMGPGFSFELLLLSW; this is encoded by the coding sequence ATGACTGATACCTCGTTTTTCGCCCCCACCCAACCGTCGCGCCTCCGCGATCCTCGCGCCCCGCATATCGCGGGGACGGCGGCGGCTTTCACCGAGCACGCCTATGACCAAGACCAGGTCGCGCAAGCTCTGTCCGAGTTCACCGATCCCGCCTTCAGCCGCTTCGCGGACTCCAGCGGCGTCAAGTACCGCAATCTCGCGTTGCCCGTCGACCGCTATCCGAACCTGTCCGGCTTCACCGAGGCCAATACGGCCTATATCGACGTGGCGACCGACCTCGGCGAGCGCGCGGTCCGGCAGGCCCTGTCCGCGGCACACCGCGACCCGTCGGAGGTCGACGCGATCATCACCGTGTCCAGCACCGGTGTCGCGGTGCCCACGATCGACGCGCGCATCGCCGGCCGCCTCGGCCTGCGCCCCGATGTGAAGCGCATCCCGCTGTTCGGCCTCGGTTGCGTGGCCGGGGCCGCGGGGCTGGCGCGGGTTCACGACTATCTGCGTGGTTTCCCCAACCACGTCGCCGTGCTGCTGTCGGTCGAGTTGTGTTCGCTGACCCTGCAGCGCGACGATTTCTCGATTCCCGCGCTCATCGGGTTGTGCTTGTTCGGCGACGGTGCCGCCGCGGTGGTCGCCGTCGGGGCGGAGCGCAGCCCCGCGACACCGCAGCCGGGCCCGCGCGTCATCGACACCCGCAGCATCCTGTTCCCCGACACCGTCGGCGTCATGGGCTGGAACGTCGGCTCGGACGGGTTCCAGCTCGTGATGTCGAAGGATGTCCCCCGGATGGCCGAAGATCATCTCGCCGACGCGGTCGGCCACTTCCTCGCCGACCATGGTCTCGGTACCCAGGACATCTCGACGTGGATCTGCCATCCCGGCGGACCGAAGGTGCTCGAGGCCATCGGCTCGGCAATGCATCTGCCGCAGAACACCTTCCGGCACAGCTGGGAATCGATGAGCGAGCACGGCAACATCTCGTCGGCGTCGGTGCTCGACGTGCTGTCCCGGACGTTGAACGATCCGCCGGCGCCGGGATCGCTGGGTCTGATGCTGGCGATGGGGCCGGGCTTCAGCTTCGAACTGCTTCTGCTGAGCTGGTAG
- the purE gene encoding 5-(carboxyamino)imidazole ribonucleotide mutase, whose amino-acid sequence MSSPRVGLIMGSDSDWPVMSEAAEALAEFEIPFEVGVVSAHRTPGRMLTYAQEAAGRGIEVIIAGAGGAAHLPGMVASATPLPVIGVPVPLARLDGMDSLLSIVQMPAGVPVATVSIGGARNAGLLAVRILGASDKALQDRMAAFQASLEEMVLQKDAALRQKLLGE is encoded by the coding sequence ATGAGTTCTCCCCGGGTTGGGCTGATCATGGGCAGTGACAGCGACTGGCCGGTGATGTCCGAGGCCGCCGAGGCGCTGGCCGAGTTCGAGATTCCCTTCGAGGTCGGCGTCGTGTCCGCGCATCGGACACCGGGCCGGATGCTCACCTACGCCCAGGAGGCCGCCGGGCGCGGTATCGAGGTGATCATCGCCGGCGCCGGCGGCGCGGCGCACCTGCCGGGGATGGTCGCCTCGGCCACCCCGCTGCCGGTGATCGGGGTGCCGGTGCCGCTCGCGCGGCTCGACGGCATGGACTCGTTGCTGTCGATCGTGCAGATGCCTGCCGGTGTGCCGGTCGCGACGGTGTCGATCGGCGGTGCTCGCAACGCCGGCCTGCTGGCGGTGCGCATTCTCGGCGCTTCGGACAAGGCGCTGCAGGACCGGATGGCGGCGTTCCAGGCTTCCCTGGAGGAGATGGTGCTACAGAAGGACGCGGCGTTGCGTCAGAAACTGTTGGGGGAGTAG
- a CDS encoding isoprenylcysteine carboxyl methyltransferase family protein, translating to MYYLFILAIGVERLVELVVSRRNARWSFAHGGQEFGRGHYPAMVSMHALLLISCIVEVAVGHRPFIPWLGWPMVALVAASTGLRWWCVATLGKRWNPRLIVIPDAPLVTGGPYRWLHHPNYTAVAVEVAALPLVHSAWVTAIVFSLANAAVLTVRIGAENRALGYAT from the coding sequence ATGTACTACCTGTTCATCCTCGCCATCGGCGTGGAGCGCCTAGTCGAGTTGGTGGTCTCGCGCCGCAATGCCCGCTGGTCCTTCGCGCACGGCGGCCAGGAATTCGGCCGCGGGCACTATCCGGCGATGGTGAGTATGCATGCGCTGCTGCTGATTTCGTGCATCGTCGAGGTCGCCGTCGGGCACCGCCCGTTCATCCCATGGCTCGGGTGGCCGATGGTGGCGCTGGTCGCGGCGAGCACGGGCCTGCGGTGGTGGTGCGTCGCGACGCTGGGCAAACGGTGGAATCCGCGCCTGATCGTGATCCCGGATGCCCCGTTGGTGACCGGTGGCCCGTACCGGTGGCTGCACCACCCGAACTACACCGCGGTGGCGGTGGAGGTGGCCGCGCTGCCGCTCGTGCACTCGGCGTGGGTGACCGCGATCGTGTTCAGCCTGGCCAATGCCGCGGTGCTGACGGTCCGGATCGGTGCGGAGAACCGGGCGTTGGGCTATGCGACGTAA